A single bacterium DNA region contains:
- a CDS encoding AAA family ATPase gives FPFSALVGQELLKKGLLVNAVDPSIGGVLLRGEKGTGKTTAVRSFAAVLPPKDVVSGCRFGCVRGTPLCDECRAREASGEALRYESRAVEVVDLALNASEDRVVGSLDLEAALREGSRKFEMGVLGKANGNVLYIDEVNLLDDHVVDVLLDVAVSGVNVVMREGVSYRHPSRFLLVGTMNPEEGELRPQLLDRFGLCVEISGERDVGFRKSIVERVLLFEGQDAGFREKWDRKDEELRARLVAAREALPRVEVPDAILESIVAVVAELGVAGHRGDITVLKAAKALAAIKGIPSPDEECLSDAFRLALPHRLKEDPFEETASGRKRLDAVLARFGT, from the coding sequence CTTTCCGTTCAGCGCGCTGGTAGGGCAGGAGCTTCTGAAGAAGGGGCTGCTGGTGAACGCGGTGGACCCGTCGATCGGGGGCGTCCTCCTTCGCGGGGAGAAGGGGACGGGGAAGACGACGGCGGTGCGTTCGTTCGCGGCGGTCCTTCCGCCGAAGGACGTGGTGTCGGGGTGCCGCTTCGGCTGCGTCCGGGGGACGCCGTTGTGCGACGAATGCCGCGCGCGGGAGGCGTCGGGGGAGGCACTGCGGTACGAGTCGCGGGCGGTGGAGGTGGTGGACCTCGCGCTGAACGCGTCGGAGGACCGGGTTGTGGGGAGCCTGGACCTGGAGGCGGCGCTGCGGGAGGGGAGCCGGAAGTTCGAGATGGGGGTGCTGGGGAAGGCGAACGGGAACGTGTTGTACATCGACGAAGTGAACCTCCTGGACGACCACGTGGTGGACGTCCTGCTGGATGTGGCGGTGTCGGGCGTGAACGTTGTGATGCGGGAGGGGGTGAGCTACCGGCACCCCTCGCGGTTCCTGCTGGTGGGGACGATGAACCCGGAGGAGGGGGAGCTTCGGCCGCAGCTGCTGGACCGGTTCGGCCTTTGCGTGGAGATCTCGGGGGAGCGGGACGTGGGGTTCCGGAAGTCGATCGTGGAGCGCGTTCTGCTGTTCGAGGGGCAGGACGCGGGGTTCCGGGAAAAGTGGGACCGCAAGGACGAGGAGCTGCGGGCCCGGCTGGTGGCGGCCCGGGAGGCCCTTCCCCGTGTGGAGGTTCCCGATGCGATCCTCGAATCGATCGTCGCCGTGGTCGCGGAGCTGGGCGTGGCGGGGCATCGCGGGGACATCACGGTGCTCAAGGCGGCCAAGGCGCTGGCGGCGATCAAGGGAATCCCGTCGCCCGACGAGGAGTGCCTCTCCGATGCGTTCCGGCTCGCGTTGCCGCATCGGTTGAAGGAAGACCCGTTCGAGGAGACGGCCTCCGGGCGCAAGCGCCTCGACGCGGTGCTGGCCCGGTTCGGGACGTGA